From a single Oreochromis niloticus isolate F11D_XX linkage group LG3, O_niloticus_UMD_NMBU, whole genome shotgun sequence genomic region:
- the sf3b2 gene encoding splicing factor 3B subunit 2 isoform X2 — MASDGPPGTDSLPSDLGSAIAALNTWSIPELQGKLAELGVPNMGPREELIDRLKGYMMQMPGIPAIPPMPMPPMPPGMGMIPAMSMMPSGPPPPGIHMGMDHSVLPPGLTQDDQLKMAQHRAAMLLQQEERAKQGDSHVMDEQDLLEQQKRAAVLLEQERQQEMAKMQPRSMPTVTPIRGPLPPGVSMLPVQKHRVPPPPGEDNRESWQSEEMSVTGPKIPQALEKILQLKEIRQEQLTDPTEDDDDEGGEMDMANSSAPLMSETDDDSQMSKKDKNRKRRNRKKKSKKKRAQEKKEQAEQQQKEGSDKEKDKEKDKEKDKEKEQEVEIEYVTEEPEIYDPNYIFFKRIFEAFKLTDDVKKEKEKEPEKSDKHETAVLRKKGFEEEKKDSDDSDEEIRPDAPKLSKKKLRRMNRLTVAELKQLVARPDVVEMHDVTAQEPKLLVHLKATRNTVPVPRHWCFKRKYLQGKRGIEKPPFELPEFIRRTGIQEMREALQEKEDAKTMKTKMREKVRPKMGKIDIDYQKLHDAFFKWQIKPKLTIHGDLYYEGKEFETRLKEKKPGDLSDELRIALGMPVGPNAHKVPPPWLIAMQRYGPPPSYPNLKIPGLNSPIPENCTFGYHAGGWGKPPVDEMGKPLYGDVFGTNSADFQAKAEEEEVDHTTWGELEPSDEESSEEEEEEESDEEKPDETGFFTPADSGLITPGGFSSVPAGMETPELIELRKKKIEEAMDGSETPQLFTVLPERRTGPVGAAMMASTHIYEMSAAMASRKAGGGQESQGVEVALAPEELELDPMAMTQKYEEHVREQQAQVEKEDFSDMVAEHAAKQKQKKRKAQPQDTRGGAKKYKEFKF, encoded by the exons ATGGCATCCGACGGACCGCCGGGCACCGACTCTCTCCCGTCCGATTTGGGGAGTGCTATTGCAGCTCTGAATACATGGAGCATCCCGGAGCTTCAGGGCAAGCTGGCAGAGCTTGGAGTACCCAACATGG GTCCCAGAGAGGAGTTGATTGACAGACTGAAGGGCTACATGATGCAG ATGCCAGGTATCCCTGCCATACCCCCAATGCCCATGCCGCCCATGCCTCCTGGTATGGGTATGATCCCAGCTATGAGCATGATGCCTAGTGGGCCCCCTCCACCTGGTATACACATGGGCATGGACCACTCTGTTTTGCCACCTGGCCTCACACAGGATGATCAGCTGAAGATGGCTCAGCATAGAGCAGCCATGTTGTTACAGCAGGAGGAGAGAGCCAAGCAG GGTGATTCCCATGTCATGGATGAACAAGATCTTTTGGAGCAACAGAAAAGG gctGCAGTGCTGCTGGAACAGGAGCGTCAGCAGGAGATGGCCAAGATGCAGCCCAGGTCCATGCCCACTGTCACCCCAATCAGAG GGCCTCTGCCTCCAGGTGTCAGCATGCTGCCAGTTCAGAAACACAGAGTGCCGCCTCCTCCTGGAGAGGATAACAGAGAG AGCTGGCAGAGCGAGGAGATGAGCGTCACTGGGCCCAAGATCCCCCAGGCTCTGGAGAAGATCCTCCAGCTGAAGGAGATCAGACAGGAGCAGCTCACTGATCCCACAG AGGATGACGACGATGAGGGAGGAGAGATGGACATGGCCAATTCATCCGCACCACTCATGTCTGAGACAGATGATGACAGCCAGATGTCTAAAAAAGAT AAAAACCGCAAACGCAGGAACCGCAAAAAGAAGAGCAAGAAGAAGCGAGCGCAGGAGAAGAAGGAGCaggcagagcagcagcagaaggagGGCAGCGACAAGGAGAAGGACAAGGAGAAGGACAAGGAGAAGGACAAAGAGAAGGAGCAAGAGGTGGAGATCGAGTACGTCACAGAGGAGCCCGAGATTTACGACCCCAACTACATCTTCTTCAAGCGGATTTTTGAGGCATTTAAG TTGACTGATGATGtgaagaaagagaaggagaaggagccCGAGAAGTCGGATAAGCACGAGACAGCTGTGCTGCGGAAAAAAGGATttgaggaggagaagaaagacAGTGACGACAGTGATGAG GAAATCAGGCCGGATGCCCCAAAACTATCCAAGAAGAAGCTGAGGAGGATGAACCGGCTGACAGTGGCTGAACTCAAACAG TTGGTGGCTCGTCCCGATGTGGTGGAAATGCACGATGTGACGGCTCAGGAGCCCAAGCTGCTCGTGCACTTAAAGGCCACCAGGAACACGGTGCCGGTGCCCAGACACTGGTGCTTCAAACGAAAGTATCTGCAGGGAAAGAGAGGTATCGAGAAGCCACCGTTTGAGCTGCCCGAGTTCATCAGGAGGACGGGAATCCAGGAGATGAGGGAGGCTCTGCAGGAGAAG GAGGATGCCAAAACTATGAAAACCAAAATGAGAGAGAAGGTTCGTCCCAAGATGGGAAAGATCGACATCGACTACCAGAAACTCCACGATGCTTTCTTCAAATGGCAAATCAAGCCCAAGCTCACCATCCACGGAGACCTTTACTATGAG GGTAAAGAGTTTGAAACTCGTCTGAAAGAGAAGAAACCCGGAGATCTGTCTGATGAGCTGCGTATCGCTCTGGGCATGCCAGTTGGACCT AACGCCCACAAGGTGCCGCCTCCCTGGTTGATAGCCATGCAGAGGTACGGACCTCCTCCCTCCTATCCCAACCTGAAGATCCCTGGACTAAACTCTCCCATCCCAGAG AACTGTACTTTTGGTTATCACGCTGGAGGCTGGGGGAAGCCCCCGGTAGACGAGATGGGCAAACCCCTTTACGGCGATGTGTTCGGGACCAATTCTGCAGACTTCCAG GCTAAGGCGGAGGAAGAAGAGGTGGACCACACAACGTGGGGAGAGCTAGAACCCTCGGATGAGGAATCatcagaggaagaggaggaggaggagagcgaCGAGGAGAAGCCAGATGAAACCGGATTCTTCACACCAGCAGACAG TGGGTTGATCACCCCGGGAGGCTTCTCATCAGTACCAGCCGGCATGGAGACCCCAGAGCTGATCGagctgaggaagaagaagattGAGGAGGCCATGGATGG CAGTGAGACGCCACAGCTGTTCACTGTTCTCCCTGAAAGACGAACGGGCCCCGTAGGAGCAGCTATGATGGCCTCGACGCACATTTACGAAATGTCAGCG GCCATGGCCAGTCGTAAGGCTGGTGGAGGGCAGGAGTCGCAGGGTGTGGAGGTGGCCCTGGCCCCGGAGGAGTTGGAGCTGGACCCGATGGCCATGACGCAGAAGTACGAGGAGCACGTGAGAGAGCAGCAGGCTCAGGTGGAGAAGGAGGACTTCAGCGACATGGTGGCTGAGCACGCAGCCAAACAGAAG caaaaaaagagGAAGGCCCAGCCGCAGGACACGCGAGGCGGCGCCAAGAAATACAAAGAGTTCAAGTTCTAG
- the sf3b2 gene encoding splicing factor 3B subunit 2 isoform X1, with product MASDGPPGTDSLPSDLGSAIAALNTWSIPELQGKLAELGVPNMGPREELIDRLKGYMMQTGILLSKPTDDKQMGSQMPGIPAIPPMPMPPMPPGMGMIPAMSMMPSGPPPPGIHMGMDHSVLPPGLTQDDQLKMAQHRAAMLLQQEERAKQGDSHVMDEQDLLEQQKRAAVLLEQERQQEMAKMQPRSMPTVTPIRGPLPPGVSMLPVQKHRVPPPPGEDNRESWQSEEMSVTGPKIPQALEKILQLKEIRQEQLTDPTEDDDDEGGEMDMANSSAPLMSETDDDSQMSKKDKNRKRRNRKKKSKKKRAQEKKEQAEQQQKEGSDKEKDKEKDKEKDKEKEQEVEIEYVTEEPEIYDPNYIFFKRIFEAFKLTDDVKKEKEKEPEKSDKHETAVLRKKGFEEEKKDSDDSDEEIRPDAPKLSKKKLRRMNRLTVAELKQLVARPDVVEMHDVTAQEPKLLVHLKATRNTVPVPRHWCFKRKYLQGKRGIEKPPFELPEFIRRTGIQEMREALQEKEDAKTMKTKMREKVRPKMGKIDIDYQKLHDAFFKWQIKPKLTIHGDLYYEGKEFETRLKEKKPGDLSDELRIALGMPVGPNAHKVPPPWLIAMQRYGPPPSYPNLKIPGLNSPIPENCTFGYHAGGWGKPPVDEMGKPLYGDVFGTNSADFQAKAEEEEVDHTTWGELEPSDEESSEEEEEEESDEEKPDETGFFTPADSGLITPGGFSSVPAGMETPELIELRKKKIEEAMDGSETPQLFTVLPERRTGPVGAAMMASTHIYEMSAAMASRKAGGGQESQGVEVALAPEELELDPMAMTQKYEEHVREQQAQVEKEDFSDMVAEHAAKQKQKKRKAQPQDTRGGAKKYKEFKF from the exons ATGGCATCCGACGGACCGCCGGGCACCGACTCTCTCCCGTCCGATTTGGGGAGTGCTATTGCAGCTCTGAATACATGGAGCATCCCGGAGCTTCAGGGCAAGCTGGCAGAGCTTGGAGTACCCAACATGG GTCCCAGAGAGGAGTTGATTGACAGACTGAAGGGCTACATGATGCAG ACTGGGATTCTTCTCAGCAAACCTACTGATGATAAACAAATGGGCTCCCAG ATGCCAGGTATCCCTGCCATACCCCCAATGCCCATGCCGCCCATGCCTCCTGGTATGGGTATGATCCCAGCTATGAGCATGATGCCTAGTGGGCCCCCTCCACCTGGTATACACATGGGCATGGACCACTCTGTTTTGCCACCTGGCCTCACACAGGATGATCAGCTGAAGATGGCTCAGCATAGAGCAGCCATGTTGTTACAGCAGGAGGAGAGAGCCAAGCAG GGTGATTCCCATGTCATGGATGAACAAGATCTTTTGGAGCAACAGAAAAGG gctGCAGTGCTGCTGGAACAGGAGCGTCAGCAGGAGATGGCCAAGATGCAGCCCAGGTCCATGCCCACTGTCACCCCAATCAGAG GGCCTCTGCCTCCAGGTGTCAGCATGCTGCCAGTTCAGAAACACAGAGTGCCGCCTCCTCCTGGAGAGGATAACAGAGAG AGCTGGCAGAGCGAGGAGATGAGCGTCACTGGGCCCAAGATCCCCCAGGCTCTGGAGAAGATCCTCCAGCTGAAGGAGATCAGACAGGAGCAGCTCACTGATCCCACAG AGGATGACGACGATGAGGGAGGAGAGATGGACATGGCCAATTCATCCGCACCACTCATGTCTGAGACAGATGATGACAGCCAGATGTCTAAAAAAGAT AAAAACCGCAAACGCAGGAACCGCAAAAAGAAGAGCAAGAAGAAGCGAGCGCAGGAGAAGAAGGAGCaggcagagcagcagcagaaggagGGCAGCGACAAGGAGAAGGACAAGGAGAAGGACAAGGAGAAGGACAAAGAGAAGGAGCAAGAGGTGGAGATCGAGTACGTCACAGAGGAGCCCGAGATTTACGACCCCAACTACATCTTCTTCAAGCGGATTTTTGAGGCATTTAAG TTGACTGATGATGtgaagaaagagaaggagaaggagccCGAGAAGTCGGATAAGCACGAGACAGCTGTGCTGCGGAAAAAAGGATttgaggaggagaagaaagacAGTGACGACAGTGATGAG GAAATCAGGCCGGATGCCCCAAAACTATCCAAGAAGAAGCTGAGGAGGATGAACCGGCTGACAGTGGCTGAACTCAAACAG TTGGTGGCTCGTCCCGATGTGGTGGAAATGCACGATGTGACGGCTCAGGAGCCCAAGCTGCTCGTGCACTTAAAGGCCACCAGGAACACGGTGCCGGTGCCCAGACACTGGTGCTTCAAACGAAAGTATCTGCAGGGAAAGAGAGGTATCGAGAAGCCACCGTTTGAGCTGCCCGAGTTCATCAGGAGGACGGGAATCCAGGAGATGAGGGAGGCTCTGCAGGAGAAG GAGGATGCCAAAACTATGAAAACCAAAATGAGAGAGAAGGTTCGTCCCAAGATGGGAAAGATCGACATCGACTACCAGAAACTCCACGATGCTTTCTTCAAATGGCAAATCAAGCCCAAGCTCACCATCCACGGAGACCTTTACTATGAG GGTAAAGAGTTTGAAACTCGTCTGAAAGAGAAGAAACCCGGAGATCTGTCTGATGAGCTGCGTATCGCTCTGGGCATGCCAGTTGGACCT AACGCCCACAAGGTGCCGCCTCCCTGGTTGATAGCCATGCAGAGGTACGGACCTCCTCCCTCCTATCCCAACCTGAAGATCCCTGGACTAAACTCTCCCATCCCAGAG AACTGTACTTTTGGTTATCACGCTGGAGGCTGGGGGAAGCCCCCGGTAGACGAGATGGGCAAACCCCTTTACGGCGATGTGTTCGGGACCAATTCTGCAGACTTCCAG GCTAAGGCGGAGGAAGAAGAGGTGGACCACACAACGTGGGGAGAGCTAGAACCCTCGGATGAGGAATCatcagaggaagaggaggaggaggagagcgaCGAGGAGAAGCCAGATGAAACCGGATTCTTCACACCAGCAGACAG TGGGTTGATCACCCCGGGAGGCTTCTCATCAGTACCAGCCGGCATGGAGACCCCAGAGCTGATCGagctgaggaagaagaagattGAGGAGGCCATGGATGG CAGTGAGACGCCACAGCTGTTCACTGTTCTCCCTGAAAGACGAACGGGCCCCGTAGGAGCAGCTATGATGGCCTCGACGCACATTTACGAAATGTCAGCG GCCATGGCCAGTCGTAAGGCTGGTGGAGGGCAGGAGTCGCAGGGTGTGGAGGTGGCCCTGGCCCCGGAGGAGTTGGAGCTGGACCCGATGGCCATGACGCAGAAGTACGAGGAGCACGTGAGAGAGCAGCAGGCTCAGGTGGAGAAGGAGGACTTCAGCGACATGGTGGCTGAGCACGCAGCCAAACAGAAG caaaaaaagagGAAGGCCCAGCCGCAGGACACGCGAGGCGGCGCCAAGAAATACAAAGAGTTCAAGTTCTAG